DNA sequence from the Chitinivibrionales bacterium genome:
CGCCGCCGTAGATAAAAGTTTTTCTGTTGTAATGAAGCCGATAGGCGAGACAGGCGACTGGATGATTCAGCCGGCAGGTCGATATTTCAAATCCATTGACATCGACAGTTCCCTCCCGGCAATCGTGATACTGGATATCGGCCCCCAGTTGGGAAATGCGTATGGGAAAGTATTCATAATTTGTCTGCATTGCCATTATCTGCTCTAAACTGAGATTCTGAACATCGGAAGGCGGTCCGAATATTTCAAATTTATTCCCCGGTACATAGGCGGGAATAAAGAACGGGAACCCCTGTATATGGTCCCAGTGCGTATGGGAGATAAAGATTTTTCCATTGATCTTTTTTCCAAGCGACATTAGATAGTTGCCGCATTCACGGATGCCTGTACCCGAATCGAAGATTAAAACATAATCATCGATTTCAACAGATACGCAAGAAGTATTGCCGCCAAACCCAACTGTTGAGGGCCCGGGTACGGGAACCGAACCACGAACGCCCCAGTATCGAATCTTCATGCTTTCAAAAACTCCTTTGCTTTCTGTATTTCCCCTTCAAGGCCTTCAAGAATGGATGACTCAATCGAGGCATCGATCCCCAGCGTTGAGAGTACCTGAGTATCGATCTCGATAGGCGTTTTATCCAGTACCAGACCCAGGGAATTATTTTTACAGATTATATTTGATACATATACCGTGCATGTAAGTTCTGTAAGGTTGTTGCCCGACGGCGAATGGTGATTAAGGATCACACTTAAAAGGTCATCTGAAAGGCTCCATTTTCTGCCAAGAATTTCGCCGATTTTGCAATGATTGAGTCCCTCGAAAATTATGTCTTCAGCATCGATAATACCGACTTCAGTGGCAGTGAGAATAACCCGTTCGATTTCATCATGAAAAATTTTACTTTCCACTGCCAGGCCAAGATCGTGCAGAAGGCCGGCGATAAAATAATCTTCAATGATTTTTTTATCCACATTCCGTTTCTGTGCGATAAGCTTTGACGCGGTTCCTACTGCCAGCGAATGCTGCCAGAAACCATTATGATCGAATGCCGGGCTGGTCTCTTCAGTTTCCATCTGGGTAAGCGCCGCCGCGCCGAGAGCAAGGTTTTTTATCGTGTTAAGACCTAAAAGAATGATCGCTTTTTCCAATGAAACAATTTTGTTGCTCAGGGCAAAATATGATGAATTGACCAATTTGAGCACTTTGGCCGATAATACCGGATCCATTTTAATAACCTGTGTCAATTCACTCGGGGGACAGTTGATATCATTTGCCAATTTCATTACTTTGGAAGCAGTAGGGGAGAGAGAGGGTATGTTTTCTTCAAGTTTCTTTTCGATTTCCTCGATCGTATGGGCCATGAATCAAGCTCCTTCTTCATCGATAAACCATGCCCGACAGCAAAAGGAAAATTGTCTAAAAGCGTTGAACCTGGTGCAAATA
Encoded proteins:
- a CDS encoding MBL fold metallo-hydrolase, which produces MKIRYWGVRGSVPVPGPSTVGFGGNTSCVSVEIDDYVLIFDSGTGIRECGNYLMSLGKKINGKIFISHTHWDHIQGFPFFIPAYVPGNKFEIFGPPSDVQNLSLEQIMAMQTNYEYFPIRISQLGADIQYHDCREGTVDVNGFEISTCRLNHPVACLAYRLHYNRKTFIYGGDHEPYNNVYRNSKEGESMDEDFLKELDENAEMQNNKIIEFCRGADLVSWDAQYNNEEYQSKKGWGHSTYESNIIMAEKAGLSHIIFAHHEPMNNDTKLAERENLCREMAGDKGFELEFAREGMEIEL
- a CDS encoding HDOD domain-containing protein → MAHTIEEIEKKLEENIPSLSPTASKVMKLANDINCPPSELTQVIKMDPVLSAKVLKLVNSSYFALSNKIVSLEKAIILLGLNTIKNLALGAAALTQMETEETSPAFDHNGFWQHSLAVGTASKLIAQKRNVDKKIIEDYFIAGLLHDLGLAVESKIFHDEIERVILTATEVGIIDAEDIIFEGLNHCKIGEILGRKWSLSDDLLSVILNHHSPSGNNLTELTCTVYVSNIICKNNSLGLVLDKTPIEIDTQVLSTLGIDASIESSILEGLEGEIQKAKEFLKA